One genomic segment of Nonomuraea coxensis DSM 45129 includes these proteins:
- a CDS encoding FAD-dependent monooxygenase: protein MDVMDVVIAGAGPNGLMLARELALAGVRPVVLERLPRPSDQPKANGIVGQVVRLLEQRGLAGAATAAVPAFIFGAMPLDLRGLDDNPLHAMGIRQPDLEALFETRAAELGVEIRRGHELTGFTQDDAGVTLQVEARDAGAYELRARYLVGCDGAHSRVRKTAGIGFPGVSGAGIVSRAAHVTIPGSVFRPERMELEVPGAGSYGLYAWHRTERGAYALMPMPGPDATGTFTISSMEWDVATPDDDVPLTLGELRESLARVLGGVELPLAPPTGPGPHLLRRLNGRDTRIADRYRAGRVFVAGDAAHVHSAMGAPGLNLGLQDVVNLAWKLAAEVRGWAPPGLLDTYDAERRPAAERVAMHSKAQLALAAPGPEVTALRELFGELLGEAGNRRRIAGLLAGSDLPYPMPAPAHPLVGRFLADLPSGPAGRARAVLLDPDGGLRVRHDRVEVVPHDGPDAVLVRPDGYVAWAGRPDDTLDAALETWFGEHLVPAA, encoded by the coding sequence ATGGACGTCATGGACGTCGTCATCGCCGGCGCCGGCCCCAACGGGCTGATGCTGGCCCGCGAGCTCGCCCTGGCCGGGGTCCGGCCGGTCGTGCTCGAACGGCTGCCGCGCCCCAGCGACCAGCCCAAGGCCAACGGCATCGTCGGGCAGGTCGTCCGGCTCCTGGAGCAGCGCGGGCTGGCCGGGGCCGCGACCGCCGCCGTGCCCGCGTTCATCTTCGGCGCGATGCCGCTCGACCTGCGCGGGCTCGACGACAACCCCCTCCACGCCATGGGCATCAGGCAGCCGGACCTGGAGGCGCTGTTCGAGACGCGGGCGGCCGAGCTGGGGGTGGAGATCCGGCGCGGGCACGAGCTGACGGGCTTCACCCAGGACGACGCGGGCGTGACCCTCCAGGTCGAGGCCCGGGACGCGGGTGCGTACGAGCTGCGCGCCCGCTACCTGGTCGGCTGCGACGGGGCCCACAGCCGGGTCAGGAAGACGGCCGGGATCGGCTTCCCCGGCGTGAGCGGGGCCGGCATCGTCAGCCGGGCGGCGCACGTCACGATCCCCGGATCGGTCTTCCGCCCCGAGCGGATGGAGCTGGAGGTGCCGGGCGCGGGCTCGTACGGGCTGTACGCCTGGCACCGCACCGAGCGGGGCGCGTACGCGCTGATGCCCATGCCCGGCCCCGACGCGACCGGCACCTTCACCATCAGCAGCATGGAGTGGGACGTCGCCACGCCCGACGACGACGTCCCCCTGACGCTCGGCGAGCTGCGCGAGAGCCTGGCCCGCGTGCTCGGCGGCGTCGAGCTGCCCCTCGCCCCGCCCACCGGGCCCGGCCCGCACCTGCTCAGGCGGCTCAACGGGCGCGACACCCGCATCGCCGACCGCTACCGGGCCGGCCGGGTGTTCGTCGCGGGCGACGCCGCCCACGTGCACTCCGCCATGGGCGCGCCCGGTCTCAACCTGGGCCTCCAGGACGTGGTCAACCTCGCCTGGAAGCTGGCCGCCGAGGTGCGGGGCTGGGCGCCGCCCGGCCTGCTCGACACCTACGACGCCGAGCGCCGCCCGGCCGCCGAGCGGGTCGCGATGCACAGCAAGGCCCAGCTCGCGCTGGCTGCGCCGGGGCCCGAGGTGACCGCTCTGCGCGAGCTGTTCGGCGAGCTGCTGGGGGAGGCGGGCAACCGGCGCAGGATCGCCGGGCTGCTGGCGGGCTCGGACCTGCCCTATCCGATGCCGGCGCCGGCGCATCCGCTGGTGGGCCGGTTCCTCGCCGACCTGCCGTCCGGGCCCGCGGGCCGCGCGCGGGCGGTGCTGCTCGACCCCGATGGCGGGCTGCGGGTGCGTCACGACCGCGTCGAGGTGGTGCCGCACGACGGTCCGGACGCGGTGCTGGTGCGGCCCGACGGGTACGTGGCCTGGGCGGGACGCCCCGACGACACGCTCGACGCGGCCCTGGAGACGTGGTTCGGCGAACACCTCGTCCCGGCCGCGTGA